In a single window of the Zea mays cultivar B73 chromosome 5, Zm-B73-REFERENCE-NAM-5.0, whole genome shotgun sequence genome:
- the LOC100281564 gene encoding peptide transporter PTR2, which produces MVSGAGHGGYGGGDDGQAVDFRGNPADKSRTGGWLGAGLILGTELAERVCVMGISMNLVTYLVGELHLSNSKSATVVTNFMGTLNLLALVGGFLADAKLGRYLTIAISATIAATGVSLLTVDTTVPSMRPPACLDARGPRAHECVPARGGQLALLYAALYTVAAGAGGLKANVSGFGSDQFDGRDPREERAMVFFFNRFYFCVSLGSLFAVTVLVYVQDNVGRGWGYGVSAVAMALAVAVLVAGTPRYRYRRPQGSPLTAVGRVLAAAWRKRRLPLPADAAELHGFAAAKVAHTDRLRWLDKAAIVEAEPAGKQRASAAAASTVTEVEEVKMVAKLLPIWSTCILFWTVYSQMTTFSVEQATRMDRHLRPGSGAGGFAVPAGSFSVFLFLSILLFTSLNERLLVPLAARLTGRPQGLTSLQRVGAGLALSVAAMAVSALVERKRRDAANGPGHVAVSAFWLVPQYFLVGAGEAFAYVGQLEFFIREAPERMKSMSTGLFLVTLSMGFFLSSLLVFAVDAATAGTWIRNNLDRGRLDLFYWMLALLGVANFAVFVVFARRHQYKATSLPASVAPDGTGHKEMDDFVAVTEAVEGVDV; this is translated from the exons ATG GTTTCCGGTGCGGGTCATGGTGGGtacggcggcggcgacgacgggCAGGCCGTGGACTTCCGGGGCAACCCGGCGGACAAGTCGAGGACCGGAGGCTGGCTGGGCGCCGGGCTGATCCTGGGCACGGAGCTGGCGGAGCGCGTGTGCGTGATGGGCATCTCGATGAACCTGGTGACGTACCTCGTCGGCGAGCTGCACCTCTCCAACTCCAAGTCCGCCACCGTGGTGACCAACTTCATGGGCACGCTCAACCTGCTCGCCCTCGTCGGCGGCTTCCTCGCCGACGCCAAGCTCGGCCGCTACCTCACCATCGCCATCTCCGCCACAATCGCCGCCACG ggcgtgagcttgctgacggtgGACACGACGGTGCCGAGCATGCGTCCGCCGGCGTGCCTGGACGCCCGCGGGCCGCGCGCGCACGAGTGCGTGCCGGCGCGCGGCGGGCAGCTGGCGCTGCTGTACGCGGCGCTGTACACGGTGGCGGCGGGGGCCGGCGGGCTCAAGGCGAACGTGTCCGGGTTCGGGTCGGACCAGTTCGACGGGCGCGACCCGCGGGAGGAGCGCGCCATGGTGTTCTTCTTCAACCGCTTCTACTTCTGCGTCAGCCTGGGGTCGCTGTTCGCGGTCACCGTGCTGGTGTACGTGCAGGACAACGTGGGGCGGGGCTGGGGCTACGGCGTCTCCGCAGTCGCCATGGCGCTCGCCGTCGCCGTGCTCGTGGCCGGCACGCCCCGGTACAGGTACCGCCGCCCGCAGGGCAGCCCGCTGACGGCGGTCGGCCGGGTGCTCGCCGCGGCGTGGAGGAAGCGCCGGCTGCCGCTGCCCGCCGACGCCGCCGAGCTCCACGGGTTCGCCGCGGCCAAGGTCGCACACACTGACAGGCTCAG GTGGCTTGACAAGGCGGCGATCGTGGAGGCCGAGCCGGCGGGGAAGCAGCGGGCGAGCGCGGCGGCGGCGTCGACGGTGACGGAGGTGGAGGAGGTGAAGATGGTGGCGAAGCTGCTGCCCATCTGGTCCACGTGCATCCTCTTCTGGACGGTCTACTCCCAGATGACCACCTTCTCGGTGGAGCAGGCCACGCGCATGGACCGCCACCTGCGCCCGGGCTCCGGCGCCGGCGGCTTCGCCGTCCCGGCGGGCTCCTTCTCCGTCTTCCTATTCCTCTCCATCCTGCTCTTCACCTCGCTCAACGAGCGCCTCCTCGTGCCGCTGGCCGCCCGCCTCACGGGCCGCCCGCAGGGGCTCACCTCGCTGCAGCGCGTCGGGGCCGGGCTCGCGCTCTCCGTCGCCGCCATGGCCGTCTCCGCGCTCGTCGAGAGGAAGCGGCGCGACGCGGCCAACGGGCCGGGCCACGTCGCCGTCAGCGCCTTCTGGCTCGTCCCGCAGTACTTCCTCGTCGGCGCCGGCGAGGCCTTCGCCTACGTGGGCCAGCTGGAGTTCTTCATCCGCGAGGCGCCCGAGCGGATGAAGTCCATGAGCACCGGCCTCTTCCTCGTCACGCTCTCCATGGGCTTCTTCCTCAGCAGCTTGCTCGTCTTCGCCGTCGACGCCGCCACCGCGGGCACGTGGATCCGGAACAACCTCGACCGCGGCAGGCTCGACCTCTTCTACTGGATGCTGGCCCTGCTCGGCGTCGCCAACTTCGCCGTCTTCGTCGTCTTCGCCAGGCGGCACCAGTACAAGGCCACCAGCTTGCCGGCGTCGGTGGCGCCCGACGGCACCGGGCACAAGGAGATGGACGACTTCGTCGCAGTCACGGAGGCCGTGGAAGGAGTGGACGTGTAG